The following coding sequences lie in one Enterococcus sp. 9E7_DIV0242 genomic window:
- a CDS encoding type II CAAX prenyl endopeptidase Rce1 family protein, producing the protein MSEIGKRIVGYSSIILGFIWLSLGGGGAISSLGLFLGCLIGTPFILGKEGTLQLFKRPKHLFLWAIGMYIVDTIWGLVIGITLKSVGVIMKGNEVGNNLGWLFYLLIPFMLMAEEMMSLTLLEDFAKKVPLWAASVISAVIFGLMHFWTYNSGHFGFTLIHILTIQGVGRIFLNIAYLKGGRSIWTSWLDHMLIDLMATIIPLILTTLI; encoded by the coding sequence ATGTCTGAAATAGGGAAAAGAATTGTTGGATATAGTTCAATTATTTTAGGCTTCATATGGTTGTCTCTGGGAGGGGGTGGCGCAATTTCCAGCCTAGGATTATTCTTAGGATGTCTAATTGGGACTCCTTTCATTTTAGGGAAAGAAGGAACGCTACAATTATTTAAGAGACCTAAGCATTTGTTTCTCTGGGCTATTGGGATGTACATCGTTGACACGATTTGGGGATTAGTTATTGGAATCACATTGAAATCAGTCGGTGTTATTATGAAGGGAAACGAGGTTGGAAATAATTTAGGATGGCTGTTTTATCTTTTGATTCCCTTTATGCTAATGGCTGAAGAAATGATGTCACTAACATTATTGGAAGATTTTGCCAAAAAGGTTCCTTTATGGGCTGCAAGTGTAATTTCGGCAGTTATCTTTGGATTAATGCACTTCTGGACCTACAATAGTGGACACTTTGGATTTACGCTAATTCATATCTTAACTATTCAAGGTGTAGGTCGTATATTTTTGAATATTGCCTATCTTAAGGGAGGGCGATCAATCTGGACTTCTTGGCTAGATCACATGTTGATTGATTTAATGGCAACGATTATCCCTTTGATTTTGACAACATTAATTTAA
- a CDS encoding type II CAAX prenyl endopeptidase Rce1 family protein, producing the protein MMELTENNRKKTTIKNGIIATGIMIVAIAGLITGFGGPISACWLALGGFTSLYLLGGFDLYKGKFRIRHILSGFLMLIGVLIASGIFGFLLKDNGSANPAASLFTKSNFFLMWITMIVPSLIGEEAFTAAFIKIGQTFSNKLWIGVVLSTVLFTAMHIPEYHGSIVSLFGVLGARLVFTYIAFKKDSSFKTATVLHILYDTLLFGTAVFFNGQ; encoded by the coding sequence ATGATGGAATTAACAGAAAATAATCGCAAAAAAACGACAATAAAAAATGGAATAATTGCGACAGGTATTATGATTGTTGCAATAGCAGGACTTATAACTGGTTTTGGTGGACCAATTTCGGCATGTTGGTTAGCACTGGGTGGTTTTACCAGTCTGTATCTTTTAGGCGGTTTTGACCTGTATAAAGGGAAGTTTCGAATTCGTCATATATTATCAGGTTTTCTAATGCTCATCGGTGTGCTAATTGCCAGTGGCATTTTCGGATTTCTTTTAAAAGATAACGGTTCTGCAAATCCAGCGGCTAGTCTTTTTACGAAAAGCAATTTCTTTCTGATGTGGATAACAATGATTGTTCCAAGTTTAATTGGTGAAGAAGCCTTTACTGCTGCTTTTATAAAAATAGGCCAAACTTTTAGTAATAAACTATGGATTGGTGTAGTTCTTAGTACAGTATTATTTACAGCTATGCATATCCCTGAATACCATGGAAGTATAGTGTCATTATTCGGCGTATTAGGGGCTAGATTAGTTTTTACGTATATTGCATTCAAGAAGGATAGCAGCTTTAAGACGGCAACCGTGCTTCACATTCTTTACGATACTCTATTGTTCGGTACAGCCGTATTTTTCAATGGACAGTAA
- the tnpA gene encoding IS200/IS605 family transposase, producing MKKVNESLSHTVWKCKYHLVFAPKYRRQIIYGKYKTSIGEILRELCERKGVEFIEANACKDHVHMLVSIPPKLSISRFMGYLKGKSSLMIFDRHANLKYRYGNRKFWCRGYYVDTVGRNKKQIEEYIRNQLQEDFVADQLTLFEEVDPFTGKENRKK from the coding sequence ATGAAAAAGGTTAACGAAAGTTTATCACACACTGTATGGAAATGTAAGTATCATTTGGTATTCGCACCAAAATACAGAAGACAAATTATTTATGGAAAATACAAGACAAGTATAGGTGAAATACTCAGAGAATTATGTGAAAGAAAAGGCGTAGAATTTATTGAAGCAAATGCCTGTAAAGATCATGTTCATATGCTAGTGAGCATACCACCAAAATTGAGTATCTCTCGATTTATGGGCTATTTAAAAGGAAAAAGTAGTTTAATGATTTTCGACAGACATGCCAATTTGAAGTATCGCTATGGCAATCGAAAGTTTTGGTGTCGAGGATACTATGTGGATACGGTAGGGAGAAATAAGAAGCAGATAGAAGAATATATTCGTAATCAACTTCAAGAGGACTTCGTAGCAGACCAGCTAACCTTATTCGAAGAGGTTGATCCGTTTACAGGAAAAGAAAATCGGAAGAAATAG
- a CDS encoding helix-turn-helix transcriptional regulator, which produces MKISEQLKKHRKTKQISQEGLAEVVQVSRQTVSNWETGRSYPDLQSLLLLSDYFEVSLDELVRGDVPMMKKTVEIRKMNMLAWTMIGGLVLMIATLPLVLSFGWLGAIAPVLSSSVAMIAAFAVEKMKKKHNVQTYTEILNFMKDEEMTPAQKVVEKKRLKQQRILYPMGTAVLTAILVYIVLSIL; this is translated from the coding sequence ATGAAAATCAGTGAGCAATTAAAAAAACATCGAAAGACAAAACAGATTTCTCAGGAGGGACTTGCAGAGGTCGTCCAGGTGTCGAGACAGACCGTTTCGAATTGGGAGACTGGTCGAAGCTATCCTGACTTACAGAGTCTGCTGCTGCTTAGTGATTATTTTGAAGTCTCTCTTGACGAATTAGTGAGAGGAGATGTTCCAATGATGAAAAAGACAGTAGAAATTAGAAAAATGAATATGTTAGCGTGGACCATGATCGGAGGGCTCGTTCTAATGATTGCAACCTTGCCACTCGTTCTAAGTTTTGGATGGCTAGGAGCAATCGCTCCTGTATTGAGCTCGTCTGTTGCTATGATCGCAGCTTTTGCAGTAGAAAAAATGAAGAAAAAGCACAACGTCCAAACTTATACAGAAATTCTGAACTTTATGAAGGATGAGGAAATGACTCCAGCGCAAAAAGTAGTAGAAAAGAAAAGGCTGAAGCAACAGCGAATCCTTTATCCAATGGGAACAGCCGTGTTGACAGCGATATTGGTGTACATTGTATTGTCAATACTTTAA
- a CDS encoding C39 family peptidase, protein METKRSGVIFIAAMAIGLFFILLVVNQSRGSTVEEVSPTETEEKSAKSQDSDSINRGDTISQRSYESIEENQLTETSESSKESSVKPKESETVLGVDLGRKEILNLSTKLQETNYYCVPATVQMLLEYFDIDVQQEILAEKMNTDPISGTEYIDLVKVVNSYLFDKQLPNDNESGYHIQTITIENTNEIQGLFEKRVKTNVDTGYPTFAAVNLNKLYEWLPEANHMVLVIGYATYKDSEEIAFYYINDPYPLVHDSTFDGLKVFTKEELLMAITQNEEPAYIW, encoded by the coding sequence TTGGAAACTAAAAGAAGTGGAGTAATTTTTATTGCAGCTATGGCGATAGGATTATTTTTCATCCTATTAGTTGTTAATCAAAGTAGAGGATCAACAGTTGAAGAGGTGAGCCCAACTGAGACAGAAGAGAAAAGTGCGAAATCTCAAGATAGTGATTCAATCAACAGAGGTGACACTATCAGTCAAAGATCATACGAAAGCATCGAGGAGAATCAATTAACAGAAACCAGTGAAAGTTCAAAAGAATCTTCTGTAAAGCCAAAGGAAAGCGAAACAGTTTTAGGGGTTGATCTTGGAAGAAAAGAAATTCTAAATCTCTCCACAAAGTTGCAAGAAACAAACTATTATTGTGTTCCTGCGACAGTTCAAATGCTTCTAGAATACTTTGATATCGATGTCCAACAAGAAATTCTTGCAGAAAAAATGAATACGGATCCAATTTCTGGAACAGAGTATATTGATTTAGTCAAAGTTGTTAACTCATATTTGTTTGATAAGCAACTACCTAACGATAATGAATCTGGGTACCATATACAAACTATTACTATCGAAAATACAAACGAAATACAAGGTTTGTTTGAAAAAAGAGTGAAAACTAATGTTGATACTGGCTATCCAACATTTGCAGCTGTTAATTTGAACAAATTATATGAATGGTTGCCAGAAGCAAATCATATGGTGCTAGTAATTGGATATGCGACATATAAAGATAGTGAAGAGATAGCGTTTTACTATATAAATGATCCATATCCTTTGGTACATGACTCTACATTTGATGGGCTAAAGGTATTCACGAAAGAAGAATTGTTAATGGCGATTACTCAAAATGAAGAACCTGCGTATATCTGGTAG
- a CDS encoding GNAT family N-acetyltransferase — MMNKIDRKDIEIIKLLSLATEENKAEAALEEYLKSPNKVLYAKVYKDVIEGCIGIDISKGELITITHIAVNQSYQGKGNASEMVNFVQEIYQPTKIIAETDREAVGFYEKYGFEINSLGEKYLNVERFRCIFKNNHFVKND; from the coding sequence ATGATGAATAAAATTGACCGTAAAGATATTGAAATTATAAAATTACTATCACTTGCAACAGAAGAAAATAAGGCTGAAGCTGCATTAGAAGAATATTTAAAATCTCCTAACAAAGTTTTGTATGCAAAAGTTTACAAGGACGTTATAGAAGGCTGTATAGGTATCGATATATCTAAAGGAGAATTGATTACAATTACTCACATAGCTGTCAACCAAAGTTATCAGGGAAAAGGCAATGCTAGTGAAATGGTAAATTTTGTCCAAGAAATATACCAACCAACAAAGATAATTGCAGAGACAGATAGAGAGGCAGTAGGCTTTTACGAAAAATATGGTTTTGAAATTAATAGCTTAGGTGAAAAATATCTGAATGTGGAACGTTTTAGATGCATTTTCAAAAACAATCATTTTGTAAAAAATGATTAA
- a CDS encoding GNAT family N-acetyltransferase yields MHTLDKNKGKGEQKITVEFRKISDFARRILYLLLKEAYSYDERIEKHWGHVWEEFDNFFFDNLNIADTCGFITTIGSMPIGFASWDPRNTPIEVIVGHNCIVQRYKNKGYGKIQLQEAIQRMKKTNCAKIIVTTNQALLPAQKMYENLGFIERNRRMNSSSATFMGDYINYEIIL; encoded by the coding sequence TTGCATACGCTAGATAAAAATAAAGGTAAGGGAGAACAGAAAATAACAGTTGAATTTAGGAAAATTAGTGACTTTGCCCGAAGAATACTGTATCTACTACTAAAGGAGGCTTATTCTTATGATGAAAGGATTGAAAAGCATTGGGGACATGTTTGGGAAGAATTTGATAATTTCTTTTTTGATAATTTGAATATTGCTGATACTTGTGGATTTATTACTACCATAGGAAGTATGCCAATTGGCTTTGCTTCATGGGATCCAAGAAATACTCCAATTGAGGTTATTGTTGGCCATAATTGCATAGTTCAACGCTATAAAAACAAAGGATATGGAAAAATACAATTACAAGAAGCTATTCAACGAATGAAAAAAACAAATTGTGCGAAGATAATTGTAACAACTAATCAAGCACTTCTTCCAGCACAAAAAATGTATGAAAATTTGGGTTTTATAGAAAGAAATCGAAGAATGAATTCCAGTTCAGCAACATTTATGGGAGATTATATTAACTATGAAATCATTCTTTAG
- a CDS encoding DinB family protein, with amino-acid sequence MKITQLSIDTLKRAQERFEDTLEQMTMAEANTMPEPLIKSVTWLTWHTARELDYQISGLNNSEPLWISAGWTEKFSLDLPDDTEDWKHTPEEAEKVKVTDRQLLLNYLKTSVDFTVDYLKSLEEERLEDIVDTNWTPPVTREVRIVSAIDDAVMHSGQAVYTRRLVIGK; translated from the coding sequence ATGAAGATTACACAATTATCTATCGATACGTTGAAACGGGCACAAGAACGCTTTGAGGACACGTTGGAGCAGATGACGATGGCTGAGGCAAATACCATGCCGGAGCCCTTGATCAAATCGGTTACATGGTTGACTTGGCATACCGCACGTGAGCTTGATTATCAGATATCTGGGCTTAATAATAGCGAGCCGCTGTGGATAAGTGCGGGGTGGACAGAGAAGTTTTCGTTGGATTTACCAGATGATACAGAGGATTGGAAGCATACACCAGAGGAAGCCGAGAAAGTCAAGGTAACAGATAGACAGCTACTTTTGAATTATCTGAAGACCAGTGTGGATTTTACAGTAGACTATCTAAAGTCACTTGAAGAAGAACGTCTGGAGGATATCGTTGATACCAATTGGACACCACCTGTGACTCGTGAGGTTCGGATTGTCTCAGCAATCGATGATGCAGTTATGCATTCTGGTCAAGCTGTGTATACGAGAAGGCTGGTCATTGGAAAATAA
- a CDS encoding DUF6273 domain-containing protein, whose translation MEKYKIGEVVVFGGRSWRVLSVKKEAVLILTEAIISQHEYHDTAEEITWANCALRSYLNDTFYNQFTESEKAQILPVLNKNLDNEWYGTTGGEDTLDTIFLLSIEEVACQYFGDSSDLLYNPGKNQRYWLQRKDENNSQREAYLDGYRWWWWLRSPGRANRRAVYIHGDGNIGIQGNGTFNYNSNTRHRLTNDNRGGVRPALWLKMEN comes from the coding sequence ATGGAAAAATATAAGATTGGGGAAGTAGTAGTATTTGGTGGGCGCAGTTGGCGTGTACTGTCTGTGAAAAAAGAGGCAGTCTTGATACTAACTGAAGCTATTATTTCTCAACACGAATACCACGACACTGCTGAGGAAATCACTTGGGCAAATTGCGCACTAAGAAGCTATCTTAATGACACATTTTATAACCAATTTACTGAGTCCGAAAAAGCGCAAATTCTTCCCGTGCTCAATAAAAATCTAGATAATGAATGGTATGGAACAACTGGTGGGGAAGATACCCTGGATACTATTTTTTTATTATCCATTGAAGAGGTTGCGTGCCAATACTTTGGTGATAGCAGTGACTTACTCTACAATCCTGGGAAAAATCAGCGGTACTGGTTGCAACGAAAAGACGAGAACAACAGTCAGCGAGAAGCTTATTTAGATGGTTACCGTTGGTGGTGGTGGCTTCGTTCTCCCGGACGGGCAAATAGAAGAGCCGTCTACATTCACGGCGATGGCAATATAGGTATTCAGGGAAATGGGACGTTCAACTATAATAGTAACACGCGGCATCGCCTAACCAATGACAATCGAGGCGGCGTACGTCCCGCCTTATGGCTAAAAATGGAAAATTAA
- a CDS encoding ABC transporter permease, producing the protein MFNLYFTALKSLAVKETNRYMRIWIQTLVPPVITTSLYFVIFGNLIGGRIGEMGGFSYMEFIVPGLIMMSVITSSYSNVASSFFSQKFQKNIEELLIAPVPTHVIIWGFVIGGLGRSVLVGALVTLISLFFVPLHVYSWFIVIVTLLMTAILFSLAGLLNGIFAQSFDDVSIVPTFVLQPLTYLGGVFYAISMLPPIWQAISKVNPIVYMISGFRYGFLGTMDVPIVFSLTILVLFITVLYIVCWYLIQKGRGLRS; encoded by the coding sequence ATGTTTAATTTATATTTTACGGCCTTAAAAAGCCTTGCAGTAAAGGAAACAAACCGTTATATGCGGATTTGGATACAAACCTTGGTTCCGCCAGTGATAACGACTTCACTGTATTTCGTTATCTTCGGCAACCTGATTGGTGGACGAATCGGTGAAATGGGCGGCTTCTCCTATATGGAATTTATCGTACCCGGACTTATCATGATGTCCGTCATTACAAGCTCGTATTCCAATGTCGCTTCTTCCTTTTTCTCTCAAAAGTTTCAAAAAAATATCGAGGAATTACTGATTGCACCAGTACCGACCCATGTCATCATCTGGGGCTTTGTCATTGGCGGTCTCGGCAGAAGTGTATTGGTCGGCGCGCTTGTGACACTGATTTCACTATTCTTTGTCCCGCTCCATGTGTATTCATGGTTCATCGTCATTGTGACCTTGCTGATGACTGCGATTCTCTTTTCATTAGCCGGCTTACTCAATGGGATTTTTGCCCAATCCTTTGATGATGTGTCGATCGTACCAACATTTGTCTTACAGCCACTGACTTATCTAGGCGGTGTCTTCTATGCGATTTCCATGCTGCCGCCAATTTGGCAAGCTATTTCCAAAGTCAATCCAATCGTCTATATGATCTCCGGCTTCCGTTATGGCTTCCTTGGAACGATGGACGTCCCAATCGTCTTTTCCTTGACGATCCTTGTCCTTTTTATCACTGTATTATATATTGTTTGCTGGTACCTGATTCAAAAAGGTCGCGGCTTGAGAAGCTAA
- a CDS encoding ABC transporter ATP-binding protein yields MTYALEITNLKKVYATGVEALRGIDLAVEEGDFYALLGPNGAGKSTTIGIITSLVNKTSGNVKVFGYDLDTDLVLAKQQIGLVPQEFNFNPFETVQQIVVNQAGYYGVSRKEALKRSEKYLKQSDLWEKRNVRARMLSGGMKRRLMIARALMHEPRLLILDEPTAGVDIELRREMWDFLRELNENGTTIILTTHYLEEAEMLCRNIGIIQSGELIENTSMKTLLGKLQFETFIFDLAPFDKQPEITGYKSIFEDDRTLAVEVERNQGLNDLFEQLTQQGITVLSMRNKSNRLEELFLKITEENRHESTSV; encoded by the coding sequence ATGACCTATGCATTAGAAATAACTAACTTGAAAAAAGTCTATGCCACAGGCGTTGAGGCGTTACGTGGCATAGACCTAGCAGTAGAAGAAGGAGACTTCTATGCACTTTTGGGACCAAATGGTGCCGGAAAGTCAACCACTATCGGAATTATTACCTCGCTTGTCAACAAGACCTCGGGAAATGTGAAGGTTTTTGGCTATGATTTAGACACTGATTTGGTACTGGCTAAACAACAAATCGGACTTGTGCCTCAGGAATTTAACTTCAATCCATTTGAGACAGTTCAACAGATAGTTGTTAACCAAGCTGGCTATTATGGCGTTTCAAGAAAAGAAGCCTTGAAGCGCAGTGAAAAATACTTGAAACAATCGGATTTATGGGAAAAACGTAATGTTCGTGCCCGCATGTTGTCTGGCGGAATGAAGCGCCGATTGATGATTGCTCGCGCCTTGATGCATGAGCCTCGTTTGTTGATTCTGGATGAACCAACAGCGGGTGTAGATATCGAATTAAGACGTGAGATGTGGGATTTTCTAAGAGAACTGAATGAGAACGGCACAACAATCATTTTAACTACGCATTATTTAGAAGAAGCAGAAATGCTTTGCCGTAATATTGGGATCATCCAATCCGGTGAACTGATTGAAAATACCAGTATGAAAACACTTCTTGGAAAGCTGCAGTTTGAAACCTTTATTTTTGATTTAGCACCTTTCGATAAACAGCCGGAAATCACTGGATATAAGAGTATCTTTGAGGATGACCGTACCCTGGCTGTAGAGGTCGAACGAAATCAAGGATTAAACGACCTGTTCGAGCAGTTGACACAACAGGGCATAACAGTTCTTTCAATGCGGAATAAATCCAATCGACTGGAAGAGCTGTTCCTAAAAATCACGGAAGAAAATCGTCACGAAAGTACCTCTGTCTAA
- a CDS encoding D-ribose ABC transporter substrate-binding protein codes for MKKLLLTAAAGLLFLSGCGSATLDGNSSSSSDKVAEKKPSELVIGVSVSTLNNPFFVSLADGINTLADDNSSTVKVLDAQDDTAKQSNDVDDLIQQGVDVLLINPVDSSAIVPSVEAANAANIPVIAIDRSSDGGTLLTTVASNNEEGGKMAGEFIVEKLGEKAKVVELEGVPGASATRERGKGFDDFAADKLNVLDKQSANFDRAEGLTVMENMLQAHSDVQGVFAQNDEMALGAAEAAQSKGKEFIIVGFDGTEDGLKAIKEGRMTATIAQQPEEMGRLALQAAYDHFAGKKVDEKIDSPLELIK; via the coding sequence ATGAAAAAACTACTTTTGACGGCAGCAGCAGGGTTACTATTTTTAAGTGGGTGCGGCTCAGCAACATTAGATGGAAACTCTTCAAGCAGCAGCGACAAGGTGGCAGAAAAGAAACCTAGCGAGCTGGTTATCGGGGTATCTGTCTCTACACTAAACAATCCGTTTTTCGTTTCTTTAGCTGATGGGATAAACACTCTCGCAGACGACAACAGCTCCACAGTAAAAGTTTTGGATGCACAGGATGACACAGCAAAACAAAGCAACGATGTAGATGATCTGATTCAGCAAGGTGTCGATGTCCTTCTGATCAATCCTGTAGATTCCTCAGCAATCGTTCCATCGGTCGAAGCAGCAAACGCGGCGAATATTCCTGTTATTGCAATCGATAGAAGCAGCGATGGTGGTACACTATTAACAACTGTTGCATCAAACAATGAAGAAGGCGGAAAAATGGCCGGTGAATTCATCGTTGAAAAACTGGGCGAAAAAGCAAAGGTTGTCGAGCTTGAAGGCGTTCCCGGCGCTTCCGCAACAAGAGAACGAGGCAAAGGTTTTGATGACTTTGCTGCAGACAAACTAAATGTATTAGACAAACAATCCGCTAATTTTGACCGTGCAGAAGGTCTAACAGTTATGGAAAACATGCTGCAAGCACATAGCGATGTTCAAGGTGTTTTTGCTCAAAATGATGAGATGGCATTAGGCGCTGCTGAAGCTGCTCAAAGCAAAGGAAAAGAGTTTATCATCGTCGGCTTTGATGGAACAGAAGATGGATTGAAAGCCATCAAAGAAGGGCGTATGACAGCAACTATTGCGCAGCAGCCGGAAGAAATGGGACGTTTGGCACTACAAGCTGCCTATGACCATTTTGCCGGAAAAAAAGTAGATGAAAAAATCGACTCTCCGTTAGAGCTAATAAAATAG
- a CDS encoding ABC transporter permease subunit, translated as MNSQPSKKITEHISKLGPLLALIVLIIVVTAMNPSFVSPSNLLNLLRQVAANGFIAFGMTFVILTGGIDLSVGSTLALSSALTAGLISNGMHVGLAVLVGLVSGGFLGALNGLLISKGKMAPFIATLATMTIYRGTTLVYTNGNPITGIGDSFFFSFIGRGYLFGIPFPVILMFLVFILLFLLLHKTSFGRKTYAIGGNEKAAYIAGVKIDKIKILIYTISGLMASISGMIITSRLNSAQPTAGQSYEMDAIASVVLGGTSLSGGRGRIFGTLIGALIIGTLNNGLNLLGVSSFYQQIVKGIVIVIAVLLDRKRK; from the coding sequence ATGAATAGCCAACCATCAAAGAAAATTACGGAGCATATCAGTAAATTAGGTCCGTTATTAGCTCTTATCGTATTGATTATTGTTGTTACTGCTATGAACCCAAGCTTTGTTTCACCTAGCAATTTGCTGAACTTACTACGACAAGTAGCAGCAAATGGTTTTATCGCATTTGGTATGACATTCGTCATTTTAACTGGTGGGATCGATTTGTCTGTCGGTTCGACATTGGCACTATCAAGTGCGTTGACCGCCGGATTGATCAGCAATGGCATGCATGTTGGTCTCGCTGTATTGGTTGGATTAGTCAGTGGCGGTTTTCTAGGCGCATTAAATGGGCTATTGATCTCTAAAGGAAAGATGGCCCCTTTCATTGCTACGTTAGCAACCATGACCATCTATCGAGGAACGACCTTGGTTTATACAAATGGGAACCCGATCACCGGTATCGGAGACAGCTTTTTCTTCAGCTTCATCGGTAGAGGCTATCTTTTCGGAATTCCATTCCCAGTCATTTTGATGTTTCTCGTCTTTATCCTGCTCTTTCTATTGCTTCACAAGACCTCCTTTGGTCGTAAAACCTATGCCATTGGCGGAAATGAAAAAGCAGCCTATATCGCCGGCGTCAAAATCGATAAGATCAAGATTTTGATTTATACGATTTCCGGATTGATGGCCTCTATCAGTGGCATGATCATCACTTCCCGTTTAAATTCTGCTCAACCTACTGCCGGACAATCCTATGAAATGGATGCGATTGCCTCTGTCGTCTTAGGAGGAACTAGTCTTTCCGGTGGACGTGGACGCATTTTCGGAACTTTGATCGGTGCGTTGATTATCGGAACCTTGAACAATGGCCTGAACCTTTTAGGTGTCTCTAGTTTCTACCAGCAAATCGTTAAAGGAATCGTGATTGTTATCGCTGTTCTTTTAGACCGCAAACGAAAATAA
- a CDS encoding sugar ABC transporter ATP-binding protein has product MNIEMTNISKAFGFNEVLKGVDLVIEGGKIHALMGENGAGKSTLMNILTGLHKRDSGTILIDGKEHYFANPKEAEEFGISFIHQELNTWPEMSVLDNLFLGKEQTTKLGLIDTKKMSSLAEEAFAQLGIHLDLNKDMSQLSVGQQQMIEITKALMTDAKVLIMDEPTAALSEKEIVSLFAIIERLKSAGVGIVYISHRMEEIFQISDEITVMRDGLSIDTVPTNETNVDDVVRKMVGREINDYYPEKTALLGETIFSVENLTAANGMFENISFSVKAGEIVGFSGLMGAGRTEIMRSIFGIDPIVSGIIKIADQEKPIVSPSRSIANGIGFLTEDRKEEGLILDFSIEDNISLPTIEEFVVRGFIDKKTEDDFSELLIKRLLIKSQSAQDIVGDLSGGNQQKVVLAKWIGIGPKVLILDEPTRGVDVGAKREIYQLMNELADRGVAIIMVSSDLPEVLGVSDRILVIHEGKITGELTRAEATQEKIMTFATGGTVNGN; this is encoded by the coding sequence ATGAATATTGAAATGACGAATATTTCAAAGGCCTTTGGCTTCAACGAAGTCTTAAAAGGTGTTGACCTTGTCATTGAGGGCGGAAAAATCCATGCATTGATGGGTGAAAACGGCGCCGGAAAATCGACTCTAATGAATATCCTGACAGGTCTTCATAAAAGAGATAGCGGGACCATCTTGATCGACGGGAAAGAGCATTACTTTGCTAACCCAAAGGAAGCAGAAGAATTCGGGATCAGCTTTATTCATCAGGAATTAAATACGTGGCCGGAAATGAGTGTGTTAGACAATCTTTTTCTGGGGAAAGAGCAGACAACAAAATTAGGTCTGATCGACACAAAGAAAATGTCTTCTTTAGCAGAAGAAGCCTTTGCACAGTTAGGCATCCATTTAGATCTGAACAAAGATATGTCTCAGCTTTCTGTAGGTCAGCAGCAAATGATCGAAATCACCAAAGCGCTTATGACCGATGCAAAAGTACTGATTATGGATGAACCAACAGCCGCATTATCCGAAAAAGAAATCGTCAGTCTATTTGCTATCATTGAACGACTCAAATCAGCAGGTGTTGGGATCGTCTACATCTCTCATCGAATGGAGGAAATCTTCCAGATAAGTGATGAAATCACTGTTATGCGTGATGGTTTATCTATCGATACTGTCCCCACTAATGAAACCAATGTGGATGATGTTGTTCGAAAAATGGTGGGACGAGAAATCAATGATTATTATCCTGAAAAAACAGCCTTGTTAGGTGAAACGATCTTTTCTGTAGAAAACCTCACGGCTGCAAACGGTATGTTTGAGAACATCAGCTTTTCTGTAAAGGCTGGAGAAATCGTTGGCTTTTCCGGTTTGATGGGCGCAGGACGAACAGAGATCATGCGCAGCATTTTTGGTATTGATCCAATTGTAAGCGGAATCATTAAGATTGCCGATCAGGAAAAACCGATCGTCTCGCCATCTCGTTCGATCGCTAATGGTATTGGCTTTTTGACAGAGGATCGAAAAGAGGAAGGCTTGATCCTTGATTTTTCAATCGAAGATAATATCAGCTTGCCAACCATTGAAGAATTTGTGGTACGAGGATTCATCGATAAAAAAACCGAAGACGACTTCAGTGAGCTGTTGATCAAGCGATTGTTGATTAAATCTCAAAGTGCACAGGATATCGTCGGCGATCTGTCTGGCGGAAATCAACAAAAAGTCGTTCTAGCCAAATGGATCGGAATTGGTCCTAAAGTATTGATTCTTGATGAGCCTACCAGAGGTGTCGATGTGGGTGCTAAAAGAGAAATTTATCAACTGATGAATGAGCTGGCTGATCGAGGAGTAGCCATCATCATGGTCTCCAGCGACTTACCTGAGGTTTTAGGCGTGAGTGACCGGATCCTCGTGATTCATGAAGGAAAAATCACCGGTGAACTGACCAGAGCAGAAGCGACGCAAGAAAAAATCATGACATTCGCAACAGGGGGAACCGTAAATGGAAACTAA